The following coding sequences lie in one Notolabrus celidotus isolate fNotCel1 chromosome 6, fNotCel1.pri, whole genome shotgun sequence genomic window:
- the LOC117814987 gene encoding kelch-like protein 25 yields MSVTVHENRKSRTSTGSMNISLFHKPSHPDSVLTHLNSMRKQCMFTDVTLWAGDRSFPCHRAVLAACSRYFEAMFSGGLRESLDSDVNFRDSIHPEVLELLLDFAYSSRVIINEENAESLLEAGDMLQFPDIRDAAAEFLEKNLHSSNCLGMMLLSDAHQCKRLYELSWRMCLLHYETMRESEDFYSLSKDKLLELILSDELEIEDEQVVFNSVMRWVRFDLEGRRHHIPELLQGIRLALLPSECLLEAVACEELVMADKRSRSIVEEAMQCKKKILQNDGVVTSPCARPRKAGHTLLILGGQTFMCDKIYQVDHKAKEIIPKADLPSPRKEFSACAIGCKVYVTGGRGSENGVSKDVWIYDTVHEEWSKGAPMLIARFGHGSAELENSLYVVGGHTAIAGVFPASPSVSLKQVERYDPLSNKWTMMAPLRDGVSNAAVVSAKLKLFVFGGTTIHRDKASKVQCYDPVGNRWNIAAECPQPWRYTAAAVLGSQIFIMGGDTEFTAASAYRFDCETNQWTRVGDMTSKRMSCHAVASGNKLYVVGGYFGTQRCKTLDCYDPTSDSWNSITTVPYSLIPTAFVSTWKHLPA; encoded by the exons ATGTCTGTGACTGTTCATGAGAATCGAAAATCCCGCACCAGCACGGGCTCCATGAACATCTCACTGTTCCACAAGCCTTCACACCCGGACAGCGTGCTGACACACCTGAACTCTATGAGGAAGCAGTGCATGTTCACTGACGTCACTCTGTGGGCTGGAGACCGATCCTTCCCCTGCCACAG ggcCGTCCTTGCAGCATGCAGTCGATACTTCGAGGCCATGTTCAGCGGAGGTCTACGGGAGAGTCTGGACAGTGACGTCAACTTCAGAGACAGTATACACCCTGAG GTCTTGGAGCTCCTGCTGGACTTTGCCTATTCCTCCCGAGTCATCATAAACGAGGAGAATGCTGAGTCGCTGCTGGAGGCCGGAGACATGCTGCAGTTTCCCGACATCAGGGACGCAGCGGCAGAGTTTTTAGAGAAGAACCTGCACTCGTCTAACTGCCTGGGGATGATGCTGCTGTCAGACGCTCATCAGTGCAAAAGGCTGTACGAGCTGTCGTGGAGGATGTGCCTGCTGCACTACGAGACG ATGAGGGAGTCGGAGGACTTCTACAGTCTGAGTAAAGACAAACTGCTTGAGCTGATTCTTAGTGATGAGCTGGAGATAGAGGATGAACAG GTGGTGTTTAACTCGGTGATGCGTTGGGTTCGATTCGACTTGGAGGGTCGTCGTCACCACATACCGGAGCTGCTGCAGGGCATCAGGCTGGCTTTGCTGCCCTCTGAGTGTCTGCTGGAGGCCGTGGCCTGTGAGGAGCTGGTGATGGCCGACAAGAGGAGCAG GTCGATAGTGGAGGAGGCGATGCAGTGTAAGAAGAAGATCCTCCAGAACGATGGCGTGGTGACCAGTCCCTGTGCTCGACCACGAAAAGCAGGACACACACTACTGATACTGGGAGGCCAGACCTTCATGTGTGACAAGATATACCAG gtggacCATAAAGCTAAAGAGATCATTCCTAAAGCCGACCTGCCCAGCCCCAGGAAGGAGTTCAGTGCCTGTGCCATCGGCTGTAAGGTGTACGTGACGGGAGGACGAGGGTCAGAGAATGGGGTTTCGAAAGACGTCTGGATCTACGACACGGTCCACGAAGAGTGGTCCAAAGGAGCTCCTATGCTGATAGCCAG GTTTGGCCATGGCTCGGCTGAGCTGGAGAACAGCCTCTATGTAGTTGGAGGTCACACAGCCATAGCTGGAGTGTTTCCTgcctctccatctgtctctctaAAACAG GTGGAGCGTTATGACCCCCTCAGTAATAAATGGACCATGATGGCTCCTCTCAGAGATGGAGTCAGTAATGCGGCAGTGGTCAGTGCTAAACTCAAACTCTTTGTGTTTGGAGGGACGACCATACACAGAGACAAGGCCTCAAAG gTTCAGTGCTACGACCCCGTGGGGAACCGCTGGAACATCGCGGCTGAATGCCCCCAGCCGTGGCGTTACACGGCAGCAGCTGTGTTAGGGAGTCAGATCTTCATCATGGGGGGCGACACTGAGTTCACCGCCGCCTCTGCTTATCGGTTTGACTGTGAAACCAACCAGTGGACACGAGTGGGCGACATGACGTCCAAACGGATGAGCTGCCATGCCGTGGCGTCAGGAAATAAGCTGTACGTGGTGGGGGGGTATTTTGGAACGCAGCGGTGTAAAACGTTGGACTGTTATGACCCAACGTCAGACAGCTGGAACTCCATCACCACCGTGCCTTACTCTCTGATCCCCACCGCCTTCGTCAGCACCTGGAAACACCTGCCTGCCTAA